The genome window AATTCCTGGTTAAAACCGATAGATCAATAAACAGGAAGATACAAACAGCTAAATTCCCATCATTAAAGACCATTTTCAGATGCCAATGCTTTCATAGAAGAATTATACACAAGTACTTATAGATAATACAATA of Calorimonas adulescens contains these proteins:
- a CDS encoding ATP-binding protein encodes the protein MLSMKTVLEIFETEAENASKTKLGYIGYLSNLIEQEFLVKTDRSINRKIQTAKFPSLKTIFRCQCFHRRIIHKYL